From the genome of Sphingobacterium kitahiroshimense, one region includes:
- a CDS encoding GLPGLI family protein, giving the protein MKRNLFIVLMLLTGITVKAQEKAIAKIHYLFKHVNDTTQRDKYRRDEVVTYLSPQTSYYTSYSSTRTQEQSAQQMDALNFDGHVIVSKSTSGIRESYLLESSKSSMIEVKRVASDEFLLDAVYPKQDWDIHDDTKVIGGYTCQKATTTFGGRHYTTWFTTDLPFSFGPWKLHGLPGLILEARDDKSEVEFEYSGFDKLADSVQITIGAPVDVILSAPEEVEKLYKAFKTNPKAYMQTKSGGSSSIKKSGVFVTSDVPFSTIDPNKIKSISIKNDDNYKPSSVTNNPLELKP; this is encoded by the coding sequence ATGAAAAGAAATCTATTCATCGTATTGATGTTATTAACGGGGATCACTGTTAAGGCTCAAGAAAAGGCAATTGCGAAAATTCACTACCTCTTTAAACACGTTAATGATACAACACAACGAGATAAATATCGGAGAGATGAAGTCGTAACTTATTTAAGTCCCCAAACAAGCTATTACACAAGTTATTCATCTACTAGAACACAAGAACAATCTGCGCAACAGATGGATGCTCTAAATTTTGATGGTCATGTTATTGTTTCGAAATCCACTAGCGGAATAAGAGAATCTTATCTTTTAGAATCCTCTAAATCCAGTATGATTGAAGTGAAACGTGTAGCATCCGATGAGTTCTTGTTGGATGCAGTATATCCTAAACAAGACTGGGATATTCATGATGATACTAAAGTAATAGGCGGATATACTTGTCAAAAAGCGACAACGACTTTTGGCGGTCGACATTACACAACTTGGTTTACAACAGATCTTCCTTTTTCTTTTGGACCATGGAAATTACACGGCTTACCAGGATTAATTTTGGAAGCCAGGGATGATAAAAGTGAAGTTGAGTTCGAGTATTCTGGTTTTGATAAACTTGCTGATAGTGTTCAGATTACGATTGGTGCTCCGGTTGATGTTATTTTATCAGCACCTGAAGAGGTAGAAAAATTGTACAAGGCTTTTAAAACCAATCCAAAGGCGTATATGCAAACAAAATCGGGTGGTTCTTCCTCTATAAAAAAGAGTGGAGTTTTTGTAACGAGCGACGTGCCATTTTCAACTATCGACCCTAATAAAATTAAATCGATATCTATTAAAAATGATGATAATTATAAACCTTCTTCGGTCACTAATAATCCTTTAGAATTAAAACCATAA
- a CDS encoding GLPGLI family protein yields the protein MKKILLTTFISFSLLSLHAQEKAIAKIHYIFKHVNDTTQKDKHIRDEVATYLGKQASYYTSYSSTRMQEQTSKILSAPDFDGNLVISRSTSGIKESYLLEPSKSKMVEVKRVASDEFLLETTYPKQDWDIEDETKVIGGYTCQKATTTFAGRHYTAWFTTDIPFSFGPWKLHGLPGLILAVKDDKSEVEFEYSGFDKLTDDVQVKIGTPANAILSKKDEVEKLEQAFKANPSAYMQTRSSRRSTGAGVFVSISGASSSAPAMDASKIKSMTIKNDDDYKPSSVINNPLELKPY from the coding sequence ATGAAGAAAATCTTATTAACCACATTCATTTCATTCAGCCTGCTCTCTCTTCATGCACAAGAAAAGGCAATTGCTAAAATACATTACATCTTTAAGCATGTTAATGATACCACACAAAAAGACAAACATATACGTGATGAAGTTGCTACTTACCTTGGTAAACAAGCTAGTTATTACACCAGTTATTCTAGTACTAGAATGCAAGAACAGACTTCAAAAATACTATCAGCTCCGGATTTTGATGGTAATTTAGTGATTTCCAGATCGACTAGTGGTATCAAGGAATCTTATCTTTTAGAACCTTCGAAGTCCAAGATGGTAGAAGTAAAACGTGTTGCATCTGATGAGTTTTTATTAGAGACTACTTATCCTAAGCAGGATTGGGATATAGAAGATGAAACCAAAGTAATTGGTGGATATACTTGTCAAAAAGCAACTACAACTTTTGCTGGTCGTCATTACACCGCTTGGTTTACAACAGATATTCCTTTTTCTTTTGGACCTTGGAAATTGCATGGCTTACCAGGACTGATCTTGGCGGTAAAGGATGACAAGAGTGAGGTGGAATTTGAATATTCTGGCTTTGATAAATTAACTGATGATGTACAAGTGAAAATTGGAACTCCTGCAAATGCAATTTTGTCTAAAAAAGATGAAGTAGAGAAATTAGAGCAGGCTTTTAAGGCAAATCCCAGTGCCTATATGCAAACCAGATCTAGCCGAAGATCTACAGGCGCTGGTGTTTTTGTTAGCATTAGTGGCGCGAGTTCATCAGCTCCAGCTATGGATGCTTCAAAAATTAAATCGATGACTATTAAGAATGATGATGATTATAAGCCCTCTTCTGTGATCAATAATCCACTCGAGTTAAAACCGTATTAA
- a CDS encoding patatin-like phospholipase family protein, translated as MIVNNKIGITLSGGGFRGIAHLGILQYLQELNIQLHAISGASAGALVGAFIAEGYAPLEILELVKQEKFFTYSDFSIRTDGLFSADIFEKIIKKYIPHDSFESLKMPLYVAVTDLTNAESLIFNQGSLSFAIKSSCCFPLVFQPVAYKNNRYLCDGGILNNFPVEQIKATCNKSIGINVNPVNRSEGRLNYKQIVERIIRITTSNIKAEAPGDCDIFIQPEEINQFKTFDTSRVNQIYEFGYNYAKKFEKEFLNLQKELG; from the coding sequence ATGATTGTAAATAACAAAATAGGAATTACGCTTTCCGGTGGTGGCTTTAGAGGAATCGCCCATTTGGGCATACTCCAATATCTTCAGGAACTGAACATACAGCTTCATGCTATTTCAGGAGCGAGTGCAGGAGCTTTGGTCGGTGCGTTTATAGCTGAAGGATACGCTCCGCTAGAGATATTGGAGTTGGTAAAACAGGAAAAATTCTTCACCTATTCCGACTTCTCCATTAGAACTGATGGCCTGTTCAGTGCAGATATTTTTGAAAAAATCATTAAAAAATATATTCCGCACGACAGCTTCGAAAGCTTGAAAATGCCCCTATATGTTGCTGTTACAGATTTAACCAATGCGGAGTCTCTTATCTTCAACCAAGGCTCACTATCTTTTGCTATTAAATCTTCCTGCTGTTTTCCTCTGGTATTTCAGCCGGTAGCTTATAAAAATAACCGTTACTTATGTGATGGCGGAATATTAAATAACTTTCCGGTGGAGCAGATTAAAGCAACATGCAATAAAAGTATCGGCATCAATGTGAATCCGGTCAACCGTTCCGAAGGACGACTGAACTACAAGCAGATTGTGGAACGTATTATCCGAATTACAACCTCAAACATTAAGGCTGAAGCTCCTGGCGATTGCGATATATTTATACAGCCTGAGGAAATCAATCAGTTTAAAACATTTGACACAAGTAGAGTGAATCAGATATATGAATTCGGATATAACTACGCGAAAAAATTTGAGAAAGAATTTTTAAATCTCCAGAAAGAACTCGGCTAA
- a CDS encoding VOC family protein: MKDTPTQKLKHEQIQYIEFLSQDLQQIKNFYTACFSWTFTDYGPHYTAFEGEYIDGGFTLGTPVKGSILIILYSKALETTLEKVIKAGGIITKEIFSFPGGRRFQFIDPDGNELAVWSE; the protein is encoded by the coding sequence ATGAAAGATACACCTACACAAAAACTCAAGCACGAACAGATCCAATATATTGAATTTTTATCTCAAGATCTTCAACAGATCAAAAATTTTTATACAGCATGTTTCAGTTGGACTTTTACCGATTATGGACCTCACTACACTGCATTTGAAGGTGAATATATTGATGGTGGTTTTACTTTAGGAACTCCTGTAAAGGGAAGTATATTAATTATCCTTTACTCTAAAGCTCTTGAAACAACTCTTGAAAAAGTAATTAAAGCTGGTGGTATAATAACAAAAGAAATCTTCAGCTTCCCTGGTGGGAGACGATTTCAATTTATAGATCCAGATGGCAATGAGCTGGCAGTTTGGTCAGAATAA
- a CDS encoding carbohydrate kinase family protein, with the protein MIDKKNKIACFGEVLWDIFPGGDRRAGGAPFNVAYHLSKMGVEVNMISSVGDDELGRELLQKIEDWKIHSTGIQVNSAYPTSTVVATIDEHNDAHYDIVREVAWDYIEVNAINQAMVNESDALVFGTLATRNTQSKNTLFELLENSSYNVFDINLRAPHYDIHVIKDLLHKTQLAKFNKAELRMMIDFMGKSYTTEEDCVSFLQDTFGMNEVIVSKGSKGALYADHHDFYSISTIPIEVKDTVGSGDSFLAGFLSKRFEKGSSAIEIMNQAVSLGAFVTAREGACPDYSKADFIAFQKESAHKD; encoded by the coding sequence ATGATCGATAAAAAAAATAAAATAGCCTGTTTCGGCGAAGTACTGTGGGACATATTCCCTGGAGGAGATAGAAGAGCTGGGGGAGCCCCCTTTAATGTCGCTTATCACTTGTCTAAAATGGGGGTTGAGGTCAATATGATAAGCAGCGTAGGAGATGACGAATTAGGTCGTGAATTGCTGCAGAAAATCGAAGATTGGAAAATACATTCTACTGGCATACAGGTGAATAGTGCTTATCCTACGAGCACAGTTGTTGCGACTATCGATGAACATAATGATGCACATTATGATATTGTCCGGGAGGTTGCATGGGATTATATTGAAGTGAATGCTATTAATCAAGCAATGGTTAATGAATCGGATGCATTGGTTTTTGGTACACTGGCCACTCGTAATACCCAGTCTAAGAATACATTATTTGAGTTGCTTGAAAATAGTTCTTACAATGTATTTGATATCAATCTGCGAGCGCCACACTATGATATACATGTGATAAAAGATCTGTTGCATAAAACACAGTTAGCAAAATTTAATAAAGCCGAGTTACGTATGATGATTGACTTTATGGGTAAGTCCTATACGACAGAAGAGGATTGTGTAAGTTTCCTACAGGACACTTTCGGGATGAACGAAGTTATTGTATCCAAAGGAAGTAAAGGAGCACTCTATGCTGATCATCATGATTTTTATTCCATATCGACGATCCCTATTGAAGTAAAAGATACTGTTGGTAGCGGAGACTCCTTTTTGGCGGGATTTTTATCAAAAAGGTTTGAAAAAGGAAGTTCAGCAATTGAAATTATGAATCAAGCTGTTTCACTGGGAGCATTTGTTACTGCTCGAGAGGGAGCATGCCCAGATTATTCTAAGGCAGATTTTATTGCTTTTCAAAAAGAATCAGCACATAAAGATTAG
- a CDS encoding efflux RND transporter permease subunit produces MQKLVQNIVTFSLRNTTFILFATLALLFGGVYALRHTAIEAFPDVTSTRGRIITQWPGRSAEEMEKLVTLPISKVMNSIPHKSNIRSISLFGLSVVTVQFEDGVDDFYAQQYVSNKLSGVNLPEGASAEIEPPSGATGEIFRYVIKSDLPLKEVTAIQDWVIERELLSVPGVADVVSFGGEEKTYEIKINPTELKNFDLSPLDVYEAVSKSNVNVGGDVIEQGSQAYVVRGVGLLDKIEDIGNITIKLNGSTPILIKNVAEVVVSHKPRLGQVGYNENNDMVEGIVVMLRGENPSAVIENLRTKITELNERTLPDNVKIETVIDRTKLVDNTVKTVSKNLVEGILLVSLIVFIFLYNWKSTFIVASVIPLAFLFAIIMLKIQGLPANLISMGSLDFGLLLEGTLVIVETVFVAMATLSHKVGPERFAKMSKLGVIKKSAGSVASYIFFALIILIVALLPIFSFQKVEGKMFTPLAFTLGYALLGSLILSLTYVPAMCKLLFTKNIDEKENVITRFFQKTIFGMYAVAFRYKRTTIGLFLGILALCLFKFMHYGSEFLPKLNEGAIYIRATLPNSVNLKESTRLTAEMKDLMQKDCEEIDFILTQTGRPNDGTDPTGFFNIEFNVQLKDAGEWKRKVSKEDIIQEMRTKLHHYPGITFGFSQPIQDNVEEYVAGVKSSLVIKIFGDDLYDLEKYANKVATSIAKVKGIADINVYKNIGLPELKIQLHDSKMAKYGIQTRDVQAVIEMTIGGQAATTFYEGDRQFDVILRFQEAYRDTPTKIGQILIPTSNGQNIPLQEIASINYQTGPAFIYREGNSRYIGVGFSIDGRDLGSTIAEAKQVVAAEVSLPKENHMEWAGEFESKERAAKQLALVVPISLVLILLLLYANFGNIKDTAIASLTLPFAFIGGFISLWATGTIFGISAGIGFIILFGVATIDGIVLIGVIRDNLRHKMKLKDSIIHGVRSRIRPVVMIALMGSMGLLPAALSTGMGSEIQKPLAIMIVGGLLICLVLSFTILPVVFYLAYRKEKV; encoded by the coding sequence ATGCAAAAGTTAGTTCAAAATATCGTGACCTTCTCGTTGCGAAATACAACCTTTATTCTTTTTGCAACCTTAGCATTGCTGTTTGGAGGTGTTTATGCGCTACGACACACAGCTATTGAAGCATTTCCCGACGTAACGAGTACCCGTGGCCGTATTATTACACAATGGCCTGGAAGAAGTGCAGAGGAGATGGAAAAGCTGGTTACTTTGCCTATATCAAAGGTGATGAATAGTATCCCGCATAAATCCAACATTCGTTCCATATCTTTATTTGGATTATCAGTTGTTACGGTCCAATTTGAAGACGGAGTTGATGATTTTTATGCACAGCAATATGTTTCCAACAAATTAAGCGGGGTCAATTTACCCGAAGGAGCAAGTGCTGAGATTGAACCTCCTTCGGGTGCAACTGGAGAGATTTTTAGGTATGTGATTAAAAGTGATCTTCCATTGAAAGAAGTAACCGCTATTCAGGACTGGGTAATTGAACGTGAGTTGCTTTCTGTACCTGGAGTTGCCGATGTTGTGAGTTTTGGTGGTGAAGAGAAGACTTATGAAATCAAAATTAATCCGACAGAACTCAAAAATTTCGACCTTTCTCCATTAGATGTCTATGAGGCTGTATCGAAATCAAATGTGAATGTCGGTGGTGATGTCATCGAACAGGGAAGTCAGGCTTATGTAGTACGTGGAGTAGGTCTATTGGATAAAATTGAAGATATTGGGAATATCACAATCAAATTAAACGGTTCTACGCCAATATTGATTAAAAATGTTGCTGAAGTCGTTGTTTCGCATAAACCTCGTCTGGGGCAGGTAGGATATAACGAGAACAATGATATGGTTGAAGGAATTGTGGTTATGTTGCGTGGAGAAAACCCCTCAGCTGTTATTGAAAATCTGAGAACAAAAATTACAGAACTTAATGAGCGGACATTACCTGATAATGTAAAGATTGAAACCGTTATCGACAGAACCAAATTGGTGGACAATACGGTGAAAACAGTATCTAAAAATCTGGTCGAAGGTATTCTGTTGGTTTCACTGATTGTATTTATCTTTCTTTATAATTGGAAGTCCACCTTTATTGTTGCTTCGGTCATTCCGCTTGCATTCCTGTTTGCTATTATCATGCTGAAAATTCAAGGACTGCCGGCCAACCTAATATCTATGGGTTCTTTAGATTTTGGTTTATTGCTTGAAGGGACGCTTGTTATTGTAGAGACTGTATTTGTAGCCATGGCTACGTTATCACACAAAGTAGGACCCGAGCGTTTTGCTAAAATGAGTAAGCTAGGGGTGATCAAGAAAAGTGCTGGTAGTGTAGCTTCTTACATCTTCTTTGCATTGATTATTCTGATTGTTGCACTACTGCCTATTTTTTCTTTTCAAAAAGTGGAAGGAAAAATGTTTACTCCTTTAGCATTTACGTTGGGTTATGCTTTACTTGGTTCTCTGATATTAAGTTTGACCTATGTTCCAGCGATGTGTAAATTGTTGTTTACCAAAAATATCGACGAGAAAGAAAATGTGATCACCCGATTTTTTCAGAAAACAATTTTCGGGATGTATGCCGTGGCATTCCGTTATAAAAGAACAACCATAGGTCTATTTTTAGGTATTTTAGCTTTATGTCTTTTCAAATTTATGCATTATGGATCCGAATTTTTACCCAAACTCAATGAGGGAGCGATTTACATCCGTGCAACACTGCCCAATAGTGTCAATTTGAAAGAATCTACCCGTTTGACCGCAGAAATGAAAGATTTAATGCAAAAAGATTGCGAAGAAATCGATTTTATTTTGACGCAAACAGGTCGGCCAAATGATGGGACAGATCCGACGGGGTTCTTCAATATTGAGTTCAATGTTCAACTGAAAGATGCCGGCGAATGGAAAAGAAAAGTATCTAAAGAAGATATTATTCAAGAAATGCGTACCAAATTGCATCATTATCCCGGTATTACATTTGGATTCAGTCAACCGATTCAAGACAATGTCGAGGAATATGTCGCAGGTGTGAAGAGCTCTTTGGTTATCAAAATTTTTGGTGATGATCTCTATGATTTAGAAAAATATGCCAATAAAGTAGCCACATCTATTGCAAAAGTTAAGGGTATAGCCGATATCAATGTGTATAAGAATATCGGACTGCCAGAACTCAAAATACAGTTGCACGATTCCAAGATGGCAAAATATGGGATTCAGACTCGAGATGTTCAGGCTGTTATTGAAATGACGATCGGAGGACAGGCTGCGACAACTTTTTATGAAGGTGATCGACAGTTTGATGTCATCCTTCGTTTTCAAGAAGCTTATCGTGATACCCCAACTAAAATTGGTCAAATTTTAATACCGACCAGTAACGGACAGAATATCCCATTGCAGGAGATTGCGAGTATCAATTATCAAACGGGGCCTGCATTTATATATCGTGAAGGCAATAGCCGCTATATCGGTGTCGGATTTAGTATCGATGGCCGTGACTTGGGAAGTACGATTGCAGAAGCGAAGCAGGTAGTAGCCGCAGAAGTAAGTCTACCAAAAGAAAATCATATGGAGTGGGCAGGAGAATTTGAAAGTAAAGAGCGTGCCGCTAAACAGTTAGCTTTAGTAGTTCCTATCTCTTTAGTGCTGATTTTATTATTACTGTATGCCAATTTTGGAAATATAAAAGATACAGCCATTGCTTCTCTCACATTACCTTTTGCCTTTATTGGAGGGTTTATTTCACTATGGGCCACAGGCACCATCTTTGGGATATCAGCAGGTATCGGTTTCATCATTTTATTTGGAGTGGCTACGATTGATGGTATTGTACTTATTGGTGTTATCAGAGATAACCTCAGACATAAAATGAAGTTGAAAGATTCCATTATACATGGTGTCCGAAGCCGGATCAGGCCTGTTGTTATGATCGCTTTAATGGGGTCAATGGGTTTATTGCCCGCAGCTTTATCAACAGGTATGGGTTCTGAAATCCAGAAACCACTTGCCATTATGATCGTAGGTGGACTGCTGATTTGTCTTGTACTGTCATTTACTATTTTACCAGTTGTTTTTTATCTGGCTTATCGCAAAGAGAAGGTCTAA
- a CDS encoding efflux RND transporter periplasmic adaptor subunit, translating to MKTKLIYLPMVIFMKLLSGCSADATSNTTEGIADTTKFCLSEQMKKTTTISPIALLPITEQLSLSGKIDYNENDLVAFRSLLEGTVESVGFELGDYVKAGQILATIKSTHVQELFQEQRNLQNQIVMATKQLQTKKELLQDGMVAGSEVLTSEHELASLKIELDKVQQILKMYRAKGQGSFEIVAPKNGYIIQKAVSIGQSISTDQDPLFSISNLKQVWVMVNIYANNLKYIKEGDAVKVKTIAQPDIFYAGKIDKIYHVFDDNEHVLKARVVLENQNLQLMPGLAADIIIDKSNGGAQAYAVPNGAIVFHNNKEYVVIYKNDCAISTKRITTISSNEQYTFVQEKFDEGEQIISKNALLLFEQLNP from the coding sequence ATGAAAACCAAACTTATATATTTACCGATGGTCATTTTTATGAAATTGCTATCGGGATGCAGTGCCGATGCCACTTCAAATACAACTGAAGGTATAGCCGATACCACCAAATTCTGTCTCAGTGAACAGATGAAAAAAACAACGACCATAAGCCCGATCGCTTTATTACCCATTACGGAACAATTATCGCTTTCTGGTAAAATTGATTATAATGAAAATGATCTAGTTGCCTTTAGAAGTTTATTGGAAGGTACAGTTGAAAGTGTTGGATTTGAATTGGGAGATTATGTTAAAGCTGGCCAAATATTGGCGACGATTAAATCGACACATGTTCAGGAACTCTTTCAGGAACAGCGTAATTTACAAAATCAAATTGTAATGGCGACTAAGCAGTTGCAGACCAAAAAAGAACTGTTGCAAGACGGTATGGTAGCTGGATCGGAGGTTCTGACCAGCGAACATGAATTAGCCAGTTTAAAAATTGAATTGGATAAAGTTCAGCAGATATTAAAAATGTATCGCGCAAAAGGACAGGGATCATTTGAAATTGTAGCGCCTAAGAATGGTTATATTATTCAAAAAGCGGTAAGTATTGGACAAAGTATTTCAACAGACCAGGATCCGCTTTTTTCGATTTCTAATCTGAAGCAAGTTTGGGTGATGGTTAATATTTATGCCAACAATTTAAAATACATCAAAGAAGGTGATGCGGTAAAGGTAAAAACCATCGCACAGCCCGATATTTTTTATGCTGGAAAAATTGATAAAATATATCATGTGTTTGATGACAATGAGCATGTATTAAAAGCTCGTGTGGTACTGGAGAATCAAAATCTACAATTGATGCCAGGTTTAGCGGCCGATATCATTATTGATAAATCCAATGGAGGTGCACAAGCTTATGCTGTTCCTAATGGCGCCATTGTCTTTCACAACAATAAAGAATATGTCGTTATTTATAAAAATGACTGTGCTATTTCTACAAAACGTATCACGACAATTTCTTCCAATGAGCAGTATACATTTGTTCAAGAAAAATTTGATGAAGGCGAACAGATCATCAGTAAAAACGCTTTGTTATTATTTGAACAGTTAAATCCCTAA
- a CDS encoding TolC family protein gives MKIYWFIGVFLLTVGQSRAQTYSLQALKDMLLQNNGQLIAQKYQIAASDALVVQEKLWSNPTLSISEVNLWKNGTSETLPYLFGKYGQQQQVAVELEQLIETAGKRKKRISLKSLERKDALLDYEELLRELQFELDEAYWSYMAVSRKESLVDSIVNLYQNLENQYKRQSDLNNIPKSDYLRIQAALINFEKDRVELYADKNNWLTKIKVLTQNETIENLQIEQSEVPLNLSQKIPLDIEHQLLDQNIGYQKQINERDKAKQQLLIEKAERTPNLTFQLSYDRGGNIMRDFVGAGVSMDLPIWNRNKGNIKAAESMAKHAESQQNVLLSQLKGQLKDLQYQVALYEVTLLKSKNIASEERKAMIANYQKHLQKKQITLLEFIDFIEAYQETETGIVDMTLAYQMAHAQLQYLTGQKF, from the coding sequence GTGAAGATATATTGGTTTATAGGTGTTTTTCTATTGACAGTTGGTCAATCGCGGGCACAGACGTATTCGTTACAGGCATTGAAGGATATGCTTCTGCAGAACAATGGACAACTTATTGCTCAAAAGTATCAGATAGCTGCTTCAGATGCATTGGTCGTACAGGAAAAATTATGGTCTAATCCTACTCTAAGTATTAGTGAAGTCAATCTTTGGAAAAATGGTACCTCAGAGACTTTACCTTATCTGTTTGGAAAATACGGGCAACAACAGCAAGTCGCGGTAGAATTAGAACAGCTGATTGAAACTGCCGGAAAACGTAAAAAAAGAATCAGTCTTAAATCCTTAGAAAGGAAAGATGCTTTACTTGATTATGAAGAATTACTTCGTGAATTACAATTTGAGTTAGATGAAGCATATTGGAGCTATATGGCTGTCTCCCGAAAAGAGTCGCTCGTGGATTCCATTGTAAATCTCTATCAGAATTTGGAAAATCAATATAAACGTCAATCCGACCTCAATAATATTCCTAAATCTGATTACCTCCGTATTCAAGCTGCGCTTATCAATTTTGAAAAAGATCGTGTGGAACTTTATGCCGACAAAAATAATTGGTTGACAAAGATTAAAGTTTTGACTCAGAATGAAACGATTGAAAATCTGCAAATTGAACAATCTGAGGTGCCGTTAAATTTATCTCAAAAAATACCCCTTGATATTGAGCATCAGTTATTAGATCAAAATATTGGTTATCAAAAACAAATCAACGAACGTGATAAGGCAAAGCAACAGCTTTTGATCGAAAAAGCTGAAAGAACGCCCAATCTAACATTTCAATTAAGTTATGATCGTGGTGGAAATATTATGCGTGATTTTGTAGGTGCTGGAGTTAGCATGGACTTACCTATTTGGAACCGAAATAAGGGAAATATAAAAGCCGCCGAAAGTATGGCAAAACATGCTGAATCGCAACAAAATGTGTTACTCAGTCAATTGAAAGGACAGCTCAAAGATTTACAGTATCAAGTTGCACTATATGAAGTTACTTTATTAAAATCAAAAAATATTGCTTCGGAAGAACGCAAAGCTATGATTGCTAACTACCAAAAACATTTACAGAAGAAACAGATCACTTTATTGGAGTTTATTGATTTTATAGAAGCTTATCAGGAAACCGAAACGGGTATTGTTGATATGACTTTAGCTTATCAAATGGCACATGCGCAATTACAATATTTAACCGGACAAAAATTTTAG
- a CDS encoding sensor histidine kinase, whose amino-acid sequence MNLKNRLSIYAAFIFGVIILIASTIIYVSFYTKMESQEFRNLESKTLLSALFYLEKDEVSFIEHESIKNQLQKNISKRNILVVDSLNRRYDGLMEDDAPVSSDFFDLVRKQDEAQLKTDAFFYNGLFYHDNEGDFVIVTRASTAEFQDQMKLLLHILLAVSLIGLILILIFSQFLGNIAYDPILKMISQIKKKDNQNFNEPIVLNKSYQEVQELVDTYNHFVEKLSQTFSIQKNFIDYVSHELRTPLAAILGTLEVSKQKPRTVEEHELVNLQLKRYTEDLRDTIDHMMILSGAKTNFETKIIRIDEVLWEIIEQLTLVHGAQISVDIQVADTDILKIDANDKLLQLAVQNIILNAVKYSNNQPIVVHLKSHSGKLLVEIIDQGIGILPEELIRVTENFYRGENAHGYTGKGIGLSLANVIFKLHHIRMDISSSTKGTIVSLYF is encoded by the coding sequence ATGAATTTAAAGAACCGACTTTCTATATATGCAGCTTTCATCTTTGGAGTGATTATTTTGATTGCCTCGACGATCATCTATGTGTCTTTTTATACTAAGATGGAAAGCCAGGAATTTCGGAATCTGGAGAGTAAGACCCTCTTATCTGCTCTATTTTATCTGGAGAAAGACGAGGTGTCATTTATCGAACATGAATCGATTAAAAATCAACTTCAGAAGAATATTTCTAAACGCAATATACTGGTTGTGGACTCCCTTAATAGACGCTATGATGGACTGATGGAGGACGATGCTCCAGTTTCTTCAGATTTTTTCGATTTGGTACGTAAACAGGATGAAGCACAACTTAAAACAGATGCTTTTTTTTATAATGGACTTTTTTATCATGATAATGAAGGTGATTTTGTTATTGTAACACGGGCGTCAACAGCCGAGTTTCAAGATCAGATGAAACTGTTGTTGCATATCTTATTGGCTGTATCGCTAATTGGATTGATTTTGATCCTGATTTTCTCTCAGTTTCTTGGAAATATTGCTTATGATCCGATCCTCAAGATGATCAGTCAGATTAAGAAAAAAGACAATCAAAATTTCAATGAACCCATTGTATTAAATAAATCCTATCAAGAGGTACAGGAATTAGTTGATACCTACAATCACTTTGTTGAAAAGCTAAGTCAGACCTTTTCCATTCAAAAAAATTTTATCGATTATGTTTCTCATGAATTGCGAACACCCCTTGCCGCGATTTTAGGGACATTGGAAGTGAGTAAACAAAAGCCTAGAACTGTCGAAGAGCATGAGCTCGTCAATTTACAGCTGAAACGTTATACCGAAGATCTCCGTGATACGATCGATCATATGATGATTCTATCGGGCGCAAAGACTAATTTTGAGACTAAGATCATACGTATTGATGAAGTACTTTGGGAAATTATTGAGCAACTTACCTTAGTGCATGGTGCCCAGATCAGTGTTGATATCCAGGTTGCAGATACCGATATATTAAAAATCGATGCGAATGATAAGCTGTTACAGCTTGCTGTTCAAAATATAATTTTAAATGCTGTCAAGTATTCCAATAATCAACCTATCGTTGTTCATCTCAAATCCCATAGTGGTAAATTGCTTGTTGAAATCATCGACCAAGGAATAGGTATTCTGCCAGAGGAACTTATTCGCGTGACCGAAAATTTTTATAGAGGTGAAAATGCACATGGTTATACGGGGAAAGGGATTGGTCTATCGTTAGCGAATGTTATTTTTAAACTCCATCACATTCGTATGGATATCAGTTCTAGTACAAAAGGGACAATCGTCTCGTTGTATTTCTAA